The Penaeus vannamei isolate JL-2024 chromosome 15, ASM4276789v1, whole genome shotgun sequence genomic interval TAGGATTATTTCGGATGTGGAATAGAAGTGGGTCGATTATTTGGTGGTTGgcatcgaaattatcattattggaaagtatttcattatatctttgtataacattataatagtattatcatgttattatattattgttaagaATTCACTGCATGGCCTGGCTGCGTTCATTGATTTCCACCCTTGGctattttacattttctcttcattttattctgCTTGTTCACAATACTGTACCtgctcttcattttatttttaatttccggtaacaaaaaacaaaaacaaaaaatgtagcAAAATAGGAGTGATCAACTTATTCCAAATACTCACCAGCCATTAATCCTTTGACTACCGTACCACATTCATTCACGGTTGTTACGGTACCGAGCGTGTTGTAAGGCAATGCTGAGGGAGGAACGTGTAACAAATCACTCCAATTTATAGTACAATACAACGCAATTTAGTCTACtgtcttgccctctccccccccaccccccttttcatctctccccctcctccttagggTTGAGTACCGTCAATTCGACTGTGAATTCGGTTACTAGGGGTACTTTGGCCAATATAACATGTTCTGTGAGTTGTAGGAGAACATTGGTATTTGCTATTgtggtttatttgtatttttctactttatttttctaattctatttatttatctattttttccttcttgagttctctctctctctctctttctccctcttttttctccatcttctttttctcctcattttattttctcttttctctctctcatcactctctcggAAACCAAACACTCTACCTTCCTCATATTCGccattcccttcacttccctctctcctcctctcctcctctcccctctttcaaccCTTGGTCTCTCTTCGCCCCAACGTGCATGATCactgtatgtttttctttcccctctctgccaTCACTCACTCCCTTACACGCGGTACGTCagctcttcgtctttcttcacctcctttctGTTTTGCGTGTGttcttctcgctctttttttttttttttttattgtattttacgtCTTATTGCTACGATAAGTCTGGTCTCGTTTTTTTAATGTGTTGGTAACTCTAGCTGATTggttattttatacacacacacacacacacacacacacacacacacacacacacacacacacacacacgcactaacacacagacacacaaacacacacacacacacacacacacacacgcacacacacacacacacacacacgcacacacacacacacacacacacacacacacacacacacacacacacacacacacacacacacacacacacacacacgcacacacacacacacgcacacacacacacacacacacacacacacgcacacacacacacacacacacacacacacacacacacacacacacacacacacacacacacacacttatatatatatatatatatatatatatatatatatatatatatatatatatatatatatatatatatacatatatacatatatacatacatatatatatatatatatatatatatatatatatatatatatatatatatatatatatgtatgtatgtatgtatgtatgtatgtgtgtgtgtgtgtgtgtgtgtgtgtgtgtgtgtgtgtgtgtgtgtgtgtctatctatctatctatctgtctctttacttCAATGTTGTATCTATACGTCTCTACCTTTCTATAACTTTCCACATTCACCATAAGTTTTCACCGTTAAGTTACACAcatgggaaagaaaggggaggttgGACTTGATTGTAAAAGCCCTAAGTTCTCAAGGTTTTAAAAGGCCCGCCaagcccccaaagccttagccacaccgagcccccaaagccttCGTCGCACCaagcccccaaagccttagcctcaccgagcccccaaagccttagcctcaccgagcccccaaagccttagcctcaccgagcccccaaagccttagcctcaccgaCCCCCCAAAGCCTTCTTCACACCAAGCCCCCAAAGCCTTAACCtcaccgagcccccaaagccttagcctcaccgagcccccaaagccttagcctcaccaagcccccaaagccttagcctcaccgagcccccaaagccttagcctaaccaagcccccaaagccttagcctcaccgagcccccaaagccttagcctcaccgagcccccaaagccttagcctcaccAAGGCTccaaagccttagcctcaccgagcccccaaagccttagcctcaccgagcccccaaagccttagcctcaccgagcccccaaagccttagcctaaccaagcccccaaagccttagcctcaccgagcccccaaagccttCTTCACACCaagcccccaaagccttagcctcaccgagcccccaaagccttagcctcaccgagcccccaaagccCTAGCCTCACCCCGCCCCCAAAGCCTTAGCCCTCACCaagcccccaaagccttagcTTCACCaagcccccaaagccttagcctcaccgaccccccaaagccttagcctcaccgggcccccaaagccttagcctcaccgagcccccaaagccttCTTCACACCaagcccccaaagccttagcctcaccgagcccccaaagccttagcctcaccgagcccccaaagccttagcctaaccaagcccccaaagccttagcctcaccgagcccccaaagccttagcctaaccaagcccccaaagccttagcctcaccgagcccccaaagccttagcctcaccgagcccccaaagccttCTTCACACCaagcccccaaagccttagcctcaccgagcccccaaagccttagcctcaccgagcccccaaagccCTTAGCCTCACCaagcccccaaagccttagcctcaccgagcccccaaagccttagcctcaccgagcccccaaagccttCTTCACACCaagcccccaaagccttagcctcaccgagcccccaaagccttagccctcaccgagcccccaaagccttagcctcaccgagcccccaaagccttagcctcaccgagcccccaaagccttagcctcaccgagcccccaaagccttCTTCACACCaagcccccaaagccttagcctcaccgagcccccaaagccttagcctcactcagccccaaagccttagcctcaccgagcccccaaagccttagcctcaccgagcccccaaagccttagcctcaccgagcccccaaagccttagcctcaccgagcccccaaagccttCTTCACACCaagcccccaaagccttagcctcaccgagcccccaaagccttagcctcaccgagcccccaaagccttagcctcaccgagcccccaaagccttagcctccaccgagcccccaaagccttagcctcaccgagcccccaaagccttCTTCACACCaagcccccaaagccttagcctcaccgagcccccaaagccttagcctcaccgagcccccaaagccttagcctcaccCAGGCCCCAAAGCCTTTGCCTCACCGCACCCCCAAAGCCCTAGCCtcaccgagcccccaaagccCTCTTCACACCAAGCCCCCAAAGCCTTCGCCtcaccgagcccccaaagccttagcctcaccgagcccccaaagccttagcctcaccgagcccccaaagccttagcctcaccaagcccccaaagccttagcctcaccgagcccccaaagccttagcctcaccgagcccccaaagccttCTTCACACCaagcccccaaagccttagcctcaccgagcccccaaagccttagcctcaccgagcccccaaagccttagcctcaccgagcccccaaagccttagcctcaccgagcccccaaagccttagcctcaccgagcccccaaagccttagcctcaccgagcccccaaagccttagcctcaGCAAGCCCCCAAAGCCTTCTTCACACCAGCCCCCAaaagccttagcctcaccgagcccccaaagccttagcctcaccaagcccccaaagccttagcctcgaccgagcccccaaagccttagcctcaccgagcccccaaagccttagcctcaccgagcccccaaagccttCTTCACACCaagcccccaaagccttagcctcaccgagcccccaaagccttagcctcaccgagcccccaaagccttagcctcaccgggcccccaaagccttagcctcaccgCGCCCCCACAGCCTTACCCTCACCAACCTcccaaagccttagcctcaccgagcccccaaagccttagcctcaccgagcccccaaagccttagcctcaccaagcccccaaagccttagcctcaccgagcccccaaagccttagcctcaccgagcccccaaagccttagcctcaccAAGGTTCCAAAGACTCCAGGCCTACATACCTCATATCCGCGCGCCTCCAAAGTTGCGTCGGTCCCTCGCCCTTCAAAAGCCTGGGCCTTCCCTCAAGGCTGGAGAAAGGGAGGTTGAAGCTTCGTTACAAACTTCCTAAGACAATTTCCAGCGTCGTCACTGCCTGGCTTCGAAGTGGAATGATTTGTGGATTCGCAGCGGAGTGGTGTCACGGCACAAGGGTCGTCgcagtaggaagagggaaggaggaggaggaggaggagtaggaggagaaacgaggtgagacgaggagagagagagagaggaagagggagggagggagaagagaagggtgagaggagatggTCAGTGTATCCAAAAACTTCCTTGGACTGTCTTAAGACTTCTCGGGGTCACACACAAGTTTTGGCAAGAGTGGATGCCTGCCGGTAAGACGTGGTTCGTCTCAGAAGTCGTCTTGGGATGGAAGTCTTGAGAGAAACTGGTCTTAGTCGTGTAATCTGGGAAGGAGTGTAATAGGATGAATCTGGAACTGTTATCTGCGTCATAAGTTGCCATTAGATGAGATACATGGTATGAGTACtgctggggggtgggagggggggggggttcacggATATACGGTGAGTTTCGATGCTTTTAAAGACAATTATcaatccatttttctttccctgccttggggaaaaaaaaagttttacacgTGTTGCGATGCACTGTGTATATGCATTACATTCATGTTATGAGTATATTCCAAGGGACATCTATGGAaatttatgtaattgttattgccattttgcAGATTATATTACAAGAGCTAGCAAGCCCCGCATATTCATTGCAGTCCCCTCtacttgtctatttgtttctctatcgatttgtttacccatctatctctgccccccccctcctcccttccctccctctcgtccccttaTTCTCCCATTGGGCACCATCATCTCCTCCGCTATTCCTCGCAGCCTCCAACGCCGTCTTCatccgctctctccctcacgcctcctctttctccccctcttcctaaatccgtcttttccctctccctctttccctttcccctttcccatagcctccctgcttccttcttcccctcttcttaaaTCCGCCttttccctgcccccttccctttccccttccctgggCCTCCCTGTCTCTGATCCTTCCCCAATCcgacttttcccctctctcacttttcccctctttctgttcccttctcctcatctctaacttttccttttcctccctcaacctctttccttttccctccttccacaacTCTTCCCTTTTtgctccttcatctcttcctttcttgccttcaacctcacttcttcccttctctccccatctcttcacttctcgccccttcacctcctcttttctcgtccctccacctcttcccttttcctccctctcatcctcgtcccttctcctctctccccacttcttccctt includes:
- the LOC138864088 gene encoding uncharacterized protein, which produces MSVVLDIWESVLIPYFDFYSLNSLHDGPPSPQSLSHTEPPKPSSHQAPKALASPSPQSLSLTEPPNLTEPPKPSSHQAPKALASPSPQSLSLTEPPNLTEPPKPSSHQAPKALASPSPQSLSLTEPPKPLASPSPQSLSLTEPPNLTQAPKPLPHRTPKALASPSPQSPLHTKPPKPSPHRAPKALASPSPQSLSLTEPPNLDRAPKALASPSPQSLSLTEPPKPSSHQAPKALASPSPQSLSLTEPPKP